One Pieris napi chromosome Z, ilPieNapi1.2, whole genome shotgun sequence DNA window includes the following coding sequences:
- the LOC125062643 gene encoding CCR4-NOT transcription complex subunit 1 isoform X2, with product MNLDSLTFSLLQINNLVANLNKKNFKQTSQELAQIVTIHGLEAENHVLRSLLSEAVKTSWDNERSGIANTGLHASLLAQLLTSLLDHPAKSTIICRTIDNPAKALQKTLKASNTLLPRLARLLKLTTAQDVALSLVLRKHSSKPEIATFAKQHLKRRFLDLVQSYLDAERGYHAERAGLQECSPEVLQTLLTSLTYDNLKIAAVTKELFFKRLRVDFPREVVPIVLAPLLYPDDTKKPLVEMATASDMAGTLMDNSLAEVIRDLGYGFTTSVEDCKTHMLNFGAREPTAIDVARIISLMIRYHATVQDTPQIQNPGNFWVNHEAKKESAHGHGETWNAEVFVQTLKELASNLNWKEVILQLDHPEFIVPDRQGLSLLFTILRLGLQSAGYPANIFPVEYLCRRWTNLEGQMSLITNILKHPDVFSFADYPFHPVSIDLLKSPPETDNKEVATWRCLYLVELLLFASERGYYLQVHELFKFPLQHCPDILLLALLQINPPITVFRQELLTTLIPIFLGNHPNSGIILQHAWHTQNPNIKPIIMHAMADWYMRGDCDQSKLSRILDVAQDLKALSLLLNVQSFPFIIDLACLASRREYLKLDKWLTDKIRDHGESFVTAMVKFLQRRCPPVIGKVQEEQLPKAAQLPPETIGTLLACLQLCIPNVQQELQEAIYTLITNCQTMILSKARPNIAGIARQTHARVIETPFNPAGLSGQLFTPHVDPIATLTPNVANLSLGAPGNAFAMPGTLGPLVTAPGSPSRLMGAGPNSPFAMIPMQHAANVATMGALGRMPAGPAMDKHRIPDPIHFPEIIHNVSKEIEDEANGYFQRIYNHPPHPTLSIDEVLEMLKKFQDSPNKREREVFSCMLRNLFEEYKFFPQYPDKELHITAQLFGGIIEKGLVPSYVSLGLALRFVLDALRKPEGSKMYYFGIAALDRFKSRLKDYHKYCEHVRAIPHFSEFPPHLIEYIEYGLQSQEPPTKPQGAVLPAGLAAILNQTAVVSIATPYRSVVAHTSISVISKVTNCVPGGIGSRPSIANATNIDTLLTATDKDDKLNSPPEPIQDKTAFIFNNLSQLNLQAKCDELKEIITEEFFPWLAQYLVMKRASIELNFHVLYSNFLDVVKIRKVNKLVTKETYRNIRVLLRSDKSIANFSDRSLLKNLGHWLGMLTLARNVPILHLDLDLKALLLEAYHKGQQELLYVVPFIAKVLESCAKSVAFKPPNPWSMSLMNVLAELHQEPELKLNLKFEIEVLCKNLSLDIQDLKPSLYLKDPDKIRTIEFQLSQPKPQQPPPQVQPNVMALNQAIIQAPQIQMIPPQTPMIPTEDISAAVPTPTNGLLNDPSLMGVIGIPEPRFNYLDVNVSSTSAFGQKICFNPHIILFQSYPHLKQFVKPAIERSIQEWIHPVVDRSIKYALTTCEQIVRKDFSLDPDEGRMRTCAHHMMRNLTAGMAMITCREQIINTITTNLKAAFITALLSTTPQQDIIDSAAAILAAENMELACAFIQKTAVEKALPELDKRLLNDYEMRKIARQEGRRYYDPIVLGYQTERIPERVRLQVGGPTETQIAVYEEFACNIPGFVPVRDAGMFMPKPSAQEQVPQITYSQVINPTQQIYGTDEMGGLISAAEIFLTNALSVPSFGVQATNMHTLLECLIMARRNRDFVSGYTLLQRAVEGLLDGHIVQPGTNTEHVEMMTRYRDIHLRVLKLLQDARVYGHAWTTKQITSCIVECRDELKYNLEATDCLIRNHLVNLPQYDLALAHLMDSGNNYVAVAFAMQLVQLYLVDDRNNVYANESDLYHITECLVRLVSHSRNPPPEGLASLIEAIRINQDPSTYLGERSALGPTSHIHTGIMQVRNRDFDDPHGLQEKTDNLLREWRTVLLSPLTEIEISQNFNLYVHRMNLNGILKSDDMITRFFRIATQMCVENVYQLLTEERLNPPQVPSKKEKFYAMCDSFIKLVSLLIKNTADAGNPTPKLNLLNKILGIVAGCLLHDHEEHGANFQQLPYHRMLLILLLDMNMAEPVLESMNYQVLTAFCHTFRIIRPSQAPGFGYAWLELIAHRSFINRVLAVTPQQKLFALGWGMYSILLIDLFKFLDPFLRNTELAPPVMTLYKGTLKLLLVLLHDFPEFLCDYHYGFCDEIPPNCIQMRNLILSAFPRSMRLPDPFTPNLKVDLLAEINLPPRAVINYANLIPSSQFKKDLDAYLKARAPVTFLSELRSNMQVVNEPGRRYNSQLMNAVVLYVGTQAIAHIRTKGQTPNMSTIAHSAHMDIFQNFTVDFDYEGRYLFLNAIANQLRYPNSHTHYFSCCLLYLFAEANSEAVQEQITRMLLERLIVNRPHPWGLLITFIELIKNPIYQFWTHEFVHCAPEIEKSKLVKELRKIQGPDYKPYIMVIEIIQKPAKPLYSKVLMKCPKMIIKLF from the exons ACTCTTAAAGCATCAAATACATTACTTCCGCGTCTTGCCCGATTGTTAAAGTTGACAACAGCTCAAGATGTTGCTTTGTCACTTGTCTTAAGAAAGCACTCTTCGAAGCCTGAGATAGCGACATTTGCAAAGCAACATCTCAAAAGACGTTTCTTGGATCTAGTTCAGTCTTATCTTGACGCAG AACGAGGTTATCATGCTGAGCGTGCAGGTCTTCAGGAATGCAGTCCTGAAGTATTGCAGACTCTATTAACGAGCCTCACGTATGACAATTTGAAAATTGCAGCAGTAACAAAAGAGTTGTTTTTCAAGAGACTTCGAGTCGATTTTCCTCGGGAAGTGGTACCGATTGTGCTAGCTCCTCTCCTGTATCCGGACGATACGAAAAAGCCTCTTGTAGAAATGGCTACAGCGAGCGATATGGCGGGAACCCTGATGGATAATTCTCTGGCAGAGGTTATTCGGGATCTTGGATATGGATTCACAACATCGGTTGAAGATTGCAAAACACACATGTTAAATTTTGGTGCAAGGGAACCAACAGCAATTGATGTTGCtagaattatatctttaatgatCAGATATCATGCTACAGTTCAAGACACTCCACAAATACAAAATCCTGGTAATTTCTGGGTGAACCATGAGGCCAAGAAAGAATCGGCCCATGGTCATGGCGAGACATGGAATGCAGAGGTATTTGTACAAACGTTAAAAGAATTGGCCTCTAACTTGAATTGGAAAGAAGTAATCTTACAACTGGACCATCCAGAATTTATTGTGCCTGATAGGCAAGGACTGAGCTTATTGTTCACTATACTACGACTGGGACTTCAAAGCGCAGGGTACCCAGCTAATATATTCCCTGTCGAATATCTTTGCAGACGATGGACGAACTTGGAAGGCCAGATGAGTTTaatcacaaatattttgaagCACCCTGATGTGTTTAGTTTTGCCGATTACCCATTCCATCCAGTGTCTATCGATTTACTAAAATCACCCCCTGAAACTGATAATAAGGAAGTAGCAACGTGGCGATGTCTCTATTTAGTGGAACTACTTCTATTCGCCTCTGAACGAGGTTATTACTTACAAGTACATGAGCTTTTCAAGTTTCCACTTCAGCATTGTCCAGACATCTTACTATTGGCTTTACTACAGATTAATCCACCTATCACTGTATTTAGACAAGAGTTATTGACAACTCTAATCCCGATTTTCCTAGGAAATCATCCCAATTCCGGTATAATATTACAACATGCCTGGCATACTCAGAACCCGAACATAAAACCTATAATAATGCATGCCATGGCGGACTGGTATATGCGAGGTGACTGCGATCAATCGAAATTGTCAAGAATATTGGATGTGGCACAGGATCTCAAGGCACTATCGTTGCTATTAAATGTGCAATCTTTCCCATTTATCATTGACTTAGCTTGTTTGGCATCTCGTagagaatatttaaaactagacAAATGGCTCACGGATAAGATAAGGGATCACGGCGAATCTTTTGTAACGGCCATGGTGAAATTTTTACAAAGACGGTGCCCACCAGTCATAGGAAAGGTACAAGAAGAGCAGTTGCCGAAAGCGGCACAACTGCCGCCAGAAACCATCGGCACACTGTTAGCCTGTCTACAACTGTGTATCCCTAATGTGCAGCAGGAGTTACAGGAAGCAATTTATACATTGATTACAAATTGTCAAACAATGATTTTGAGTAAGGCCAGACCTAATATTGCAGGAATAGCTCGACAAACGCATGCGCGCGTAATTGAGACTCCATTCAATCCTGCTGGCTTAAGTGGCCAATTATTTACTCCACATGTTGATCCTATCGCAACTTTAACACCTAATGTGGCCAACCTTAGCCTTGGAGCTCCTGGAAACGCATTCGCAATGCCTGGCACCCTCGGACCTTTGGTCACGGCGCCTGGATCTCCTTCACGTCTTATGGGTGCGGGACCGAATAGCCCATTTGCTATGATACCAATGCAACATGCCGCAAATGTAGCTACTATGGGAGCTTTGGGAAGAATGCCTGCTGGCCCTGCAATGGACAAACATCGCATACCTGATCCGATACATTTTCCAGAGATTATTCATAACGTCTCAAAAGAAATTGAAGATGAGGCTAACGGGTACTTTCAAAGAATTTACAACCATCCGCCTCATCCAACACTGTCTATAGACGAAGTGCTTGAAATGTTAAAGAAATTCCAAGATTCCCCCAATAAGAGAGAACGTGAGGTATTCTCTTGTATGCTACGGAACCTGTTTgaagaatataaatttttccCTCAATATCCAGACAAAGAGCTTCATATAACAGCACAATTGTTTGGTGGGATTATAGAAAAGGGTTTGGTACCGAGTTATGTATCACTTGGACTAGCTCTAAGATTTGTCCTCGACGCTTTAAGAAAACCCGAAGGGTCTAAAATGTACTATTTTGGTATCGCCGCTTTGGACAGGTTTAAATCGCGCCTGAAAGATTATCATAAATACTGTGAACATGTTCGAGCTATACCTCACTTTAGTGAATTTCCTCCACATTTGATAGAATATATTGAATATGGACTTCAGAGCCAAGAACCCCCTACAAAGCCACAAGGAGCTGTACTACCAGCAGGTTTAGCAGCCATCCTAAACCAAACAGCAGTTGTGTCTATTGCTACACCATATAG GTCGGTGGTAGCGCACACTTCTATATCAGTAATATCTAAGGTTACCAATTGTGTTCCTGGTGGTATAGGAAGTCGGCCGTCCATTGCCAATGCAACAAACATTGATACTCTCTTGACAGCCACAGATAAAGATGATAAATTGAATTCGCCACCTGAGCCAATTCAAGATAAAACggcttttatatttaataatctcAGCCAATTGAATTTACAAGCGAAATGCGatgaattaaaagaaattattacaGAGGAATTTTTCCCTTGGCTCGCTCAGTATTTAGTAATGAAGAGAGCATCTATCGAACTAAACTTTCATGTTCTATATTCGAACTTCTTAGATGTGGTTAAAATAAGGAAGGTCAACAAGTTAGTTACCAAAGAAACATATCGTAATATCAGAGTACTTCTACGATCTGACAAAAGTATAGCCAACTTCTCTGACCGATCTCTGCTAAAGAATCTCGGTCATTGGTTGGGCATGCTGACATTAGCTCGTAACGTACCCATACTTCACCTAGATCTTGACTTGAAAGCACTTCTTCTGGAAGCCTATCACAAGGGCCAGCAAGAACTTTTATATGTCGTACCTTTCATAGCGAAAGTACTCGAATCTTGCGCTAAGAGTGTTGCTTTTAAGCCACCCAACCCCTGGTCCATGTCACTGATGAATGTTCTAGCAGAATTGCACCAAGAGCcagaactaaaattaaatttaaagtttgagATTGAAGTGCTTTGTAAAAACTTATCTCTCGACATTCAAGACCTTAAACCGAGTCTATATTTGAAGGATCCAGATAAAATACGAACAATTGAATTCCAATTGTCTCAACCGAAGCCGCAGCAGCCACCGCCGCAAGTGCAACCCAACGTGATGGCCTTGAATCAAGCGATTATTCAAGCTCCACAAATACAGATGATTCCACCTCAGACGCCAATGATACCTACCGAGGACATTTCTGCGGCGGTACCGACACCCACCAACGGCTTGCTCAACGATCCTTCATTGATGGGTGTGATTGGCATTCCAGAGCCACGCTTTAATTACCTAGACGTGAATGTTTCTTCGACATCTGCTTTTGGTCAGAAGATATGCTTCAACCCGCACATAATTCTCTTCCAAAGTTACCCACACCTCAAACAGTTTGTGAAACCGGCAATTGAGCGTTCCATTCAGGAATGGATTCATCCCGTTGTTGATCGATCTATCAAATACGCCCTGACGACGTGCGAACAGATTGTGAGGAAAGATTTCTCCTTAGACCCGGATGAGGGCCGTATGCGTACTTGTGCACATCATATGATGCGGAACTTGACAGCGGGTATGGCGATGATAACGTGCCGCGAACAAATTATTAACACGATCACGACAAACTTGAAGGCTGCGTTTATCACAGCTTTGTTATCAACCACGCCCCAGCAG GACATAATTGATAGCGCGGCGGCTATTCTCGCAGCCGAGAATATGGAGCTGGCCTGTGCTTTCATACAGAAGACGGCCGTCGAAAAGGCCCTTCCGGAACTCGACAAGAGATTATTGAACGACTACGAAATGAGAAAAATTGCGAGACAAGAAGGTCGCAGATATTACGACCCGATCGTTTTGGGATATCAAACCGAAAGGATACCTGAAAGAGTGCGTTTGCAAGTTGGTGGACCGACCGAGACGCAGATCGCTGTGTATGAAGAGTTTGCGTGTAACATTCCTGGATTTGTACCGGTGCGCGACGCTGGGATGTTTATGCCAAAGCCGTCGGCACAGGAACAAGTGCCTCAGATTACATATAGCCAAGTTATTAACCCCACGCAG CAGATATATGGAACCGATGAAATGGGTGGCCTTATATCAGCAGCAGAGATATTCTTGACTAATGCGCTGTCTGTACCATCTTTTGGCGTTCAGGCCACAAATATGCACACGCTTTTGGAGTGCCTCATAATGGCAAGAAGAAACCGTGATTTCGTATCCGGTTATACTTTATTGCAGAGA gcAGTGGAAGGTCTGCTCGATGGCCACATAGTCCAGCCAGGTACAAACACGGAACACGTTGAAATGATGACCCGATACAGAGATATTCATCTACGAGTATTGAAGTTACTTCAAGACGCCAGAGTGTATGGACATGCCTGGACCACTAAGCAGATAACCAGCTGTATCGTAGAGTGTCGGGATGAACTTAAATATAACCTCGAAGCCACCGACTGTCTTATTCGGAACCATCTGGTTAATCTGCCCCAA TATGATCTTGCGTTAGCGCATCTGATGGATAGCGGGAACAATTACGTGGCCGTTGCCTTTGCGATGCAACTTGTACAGCTTTACTTGGTTGATGATAGGAATAATGTATATGCGAATGAGTCCGATTTATACCATATAACCGAGTGTTTAGTAAGATTAGTCTCCCATTCACGGAACCCACCACCAGAGGGCTTAGCGTCCTTAATAGAAGCAATAAGGATTAATCAGGACCCCAGTACGTATCTTGGGGAACGATCTGCTTTGGGACCTACTTCACATATTCATACCGGTATCATGCAAGTTCGT aatcGTGATTTCGATGATCCACACGGCCTTCAGGAGAAAACGGACAATCTTCTTCGCGAATGGCGTACAGTGCTTCTAAGTCCACTTACTGAAATTGAAATCTCACAAAACTTTAACCTATACGTGCATCGTATGAATCTGAATGGAATACTAAAATCTGACGATATGATAACGAGATTCTTCAGAATTGCCACTCAGATGTGTGTGGAGAATGTTTATCAGTTGCTGACGGAAGAGAGGTTGAATCCACCTCAAGTGCCCTCGAAGAAGGAGAAATTCTATGCAATGTGTGACTCTTTCATAAAACTTGTCTCGTTATTGATCAAGAATACAGCTGATGCTGGCAATCCTACGCCGAAACTCAACTTACTGAACAAG ATCCTCGGTATAGTTGCTGGATGTCTTCTACACGACCATGAGGAACATGGCGCTAACTTCCAACAGCTACCATATCATAGAATGCTTTTGATACTCCTACTAGACATGAACATGGCTGAACCCGTGTTGGAGTCGATGAATTATCAG GTGCTCACCGCGTTTTGCCATACATTCAGAATAATTCGTCCAAGCCAAGCTCCTGGATTTGGCTACGCGTGGCTGGAACTCATCGCACATAGATCGTTCATTAATCGTGTGCTGGCAGTTACACCACAACAGAAG TTATTCGCACTG GGCTGGGGAATGTACTCGATACTTCTTATTGATCTATTCAAATTCTTAGATCCGTTCCTACGCAATACAGAACTCGCCCCACCAGTCATGACGCTTTACAAAGGAACATTAAAATTACTGTTGGTATTGCTCCACGATTTCCCAGAGTTTCTTTGTGATTATCACTATGGATTTTGCGATGAAATACCCCCTAATTGTATCCAAATGAGGAACTTGATATTGTCAGCATTCCCGCGCAGTATGCGCCTTCCAGACCCGTTCACGCCTAATCTTAAGGTTGATTTACTAGCGGAGATAAATTTACCACCACGCGCGGTTATCAATTACGCGAATCTTATACCGTCTTCGCAATTCAAGAAAGATTTGGACGCATATCTTAAAGCAAGGGCTCCTGTTACTTTCCTCTCAGAATTGAGAAGCAATATGCAG gTGGTGAATGAGCCGGGTCGTAGATACAACAGCCAGCTGATGAATGCAGTTGTATTGTATGTTGGTACACAGGCGATTGCCCATATTAGGACCAAAGGGCAAACCCCAAATATGTCCACCATTGCACACTCGGCTCATATGGATATATTCCAGAACTTTACTGTTGATTTTGACTATGAAGGACG ATACTTATTCCTGAATGCTATTGCAAATCAGTTGCGTTACCCGAACAGCCACACCCACTACTTCAGCTGTTGTCTGCTATATTTGTTCGCTGAAGCTAATTCTGAAGCGGTTCAGGAACAAATTACAAGGATGTTACTTGAGAGACTCATTGTGAATAGGCCCCACCCGTGGGGTCTACTTATAACCTTTATTGAGTTGATTAAGAATccaatttatcaattttggaCTCACGAATTTGTCCACTGCGCCCCGGAGATTGAAAA AAGCAAGTTAGTTAAAGAGTTAAGAAAGATTCAAGGGCCAGATTATAAGCCATACATTATGGTGATAGAGATTATACAAAAACCAGCTAAACCTCTCTACTCGAAAGTACTGATGAAGTGTCCGAAGATgattattaaacttttttga